From Salvelinus fontinalis isolate EN_2023a chromosome 30, ASM2944872v1, whole genome shotgun sequence, one genomic window encodes:
- the pvalb9 gene encoding parvalbumin 9 isoform X2 — protein sequence MSLTSILSAEAIENAVKEFQAPDSFSFKKFSQLCGLTSKSPKEVKDVFQILDDDNSGFIEESELKFFLQRFVPGARTLTDAECKGFLSAADDDNDGKIGVEEFLIMVQS from the exons ATGTCACTCACTTCTATCCTTTCCGCGGAGGCTATTGAGAATGCCGTCAAGGAGTTCCAAG CCCCAGACTCCTTCAGCTTTAAGAAGTTTTCCCAGCTGTGTGGCCTGACCTCCAAGTCTCCCAAAGAAGTCAAAGATGTCTTCCAGATCCTTGACGATGACAACAGTGGCTTCATCGAGGAGTCAGAgctcaa GTTCTTCCTGCAACGGTTTGTCCCCGGGGCGCGGACGCTGACGGATGCTGAGTGTAAAGGCTTCCTGTCTGCAGCTGATGATGACAACGATGGCAAGATCGGAGTAGAAG AATTCCTGATCATGGTCCAGTCCTGA
- the pvalb9 gene encoding parvalbumin 9 isoform X1, which translates to MIHRRGSCRSIYLTETLRINMSLTSILSAEAIENAVKEFQAPDSFSFKKFSQLCGLTSKSPKEVKDVFQILDDDNSGFIEESELKFFLQRFVPGARTLTDAECKGFLSAADDDNDGKIGVEEFLIMVQS; encoded by the exons ATGATACACCGCAGAGGAAGTTGCAGGTCCATTTACCTGACTGAAACTCTTAG GATTAATATGTCACTCACTTCTATCCTTTCCGCGGAGGCTATTGAGAATGCCGTCAAGGAGTTCCAAG CCCCAGACTCCTTCAGCTTTAAGAAGTTTTCCCAGCTGTGTGGCCTGACCTCCAAGTCTCCCAAAGAAGTCAAAGATGTCTTCCAGATCCTTGACGATGACAACAGTGGCTTCATCGAGGAGTCAGAgctcaa GTTCTTCCTGCAACGGTTTGTCCCCGGGGCGCGGACGCTGACGGATGCTGAGTGTAAAGGCTTCCTGTCTGCAGCTGATGATGACAACGATGGCAAGATCGGAGTAGAAG AATTCCTGATCATGGTCCAGTCCTGA
- the LOC129828916 gene encoding parvalbumin beta 2-like — translation MSFAGLNDADVAAALAACTAADSFNHKAFFAKVGLAGKSNDDVKKAFYVIDQDKSGFIEEDELKLFLQNFSASARALTDAETKAFLADGDKDGDGMIGVDEFAAMIKG, via the exons ATGTCCTTCGCCGGTCTTAACGATGCTGATGTTGCTGCAGCCCTCGCTGCTTGCACAG CTGCTGACTCCTTCAACCACAAGGCTTTCTTTGCCAAGGTTGGCCTGGCTGGCAAGTCCAACGATGATGTGAAGAAGGCCTTCTACGTCATTGACCAGGACAAGAGTGGCTTCATTGAGGAGGATGAGCTCAA GCTGTTCCTGCAGAACTTCTCTGCctctgccagagccctgactgaCGCTGAGACCAAGGCTTTCCTGGCTGACGGGGACAAAGATGGTGATGGCATGATTGGAGTTGATG AGTTCGCTGCCATGATCAAGGGATAA
- the LOC129828917 gene encoding parvalbumin-2-like, translating to MAFKGMLKDEDIAAALQHCAAAESFNHKEFFAKVGLAGKSTEDLKKAFYFVDQDKSGFIEEDELKLFLQTFSAGARALTDKETKAFLAAGDADGDGMIGVDEFTTLVKV from the exons ATGGCTTTCAAGGGAATGCTTAAGGACGAGGATATTGCTGCTGCCCTCCAGCATTGCGCAG CTGCTGAGTCCTTCAACCACAAGGAGTTCTTCGCCAAGGTTGGCCTGGCTGGCAAGTCTACTGAGGATTTGAAGAAAGCCTTCTACTTTGTTGACCAGGACAAGAGTGGCTTCATTGAGGAGGATGAGCTCAA GCTGTTCCTCCAGACCTTCTCTGCTGGTGCCAGAGCTCTGACAGATAAAGAGACCAAGGCCTTCCTTGCGGCAggagatgctgatggtgatggcATGATTGGAGTGGATG AGTTCACCACCTTGGTGAAAGTATAA
- the LOC129828918 gene encoding parvalbumin, thymic-like has translation MALTDFLAAADITSAINACKANDSFSPKKFFAMVGLSKKSPPEIEKIFMILDQDKSGYIEQDELQLFLQNFSKGARPLTAAETRAFLLAGDKDGDGKIGWDEFSNLVMSS, from the exons ATGGCTCTCACAGACTTCCTTGCTGCGGCAGATATTACTTCAGCTATCAATGCTTGCAAAG CAAACGACTCCTTCAGCCCAAAGAAGTTTTTTGCGATGGTGGGCTTGTCCAAGAAGTCTCCCCCTGAGATTGAGAAGATCTTCATGATCCTGGACCAGGACAAGAGTGGCTACATCGAACAGGACGAGCTACA gcTTTTCCTCCAGAACTTCTCCAAGGGGGCTCGTCCCCTGACAGCGGCTGAGACCAGAGCCTTTCTCCTAGCTGGGGACAAAGACGGGGACGGAAAGATAGGCTGGGACG AGTTCTCCAACCTTGTCATGTCTTCATAA
- the LOC129828919 gene encoding serine/threonine-protein kinase LMTK2-like isoform X1 has translation MDPHLIGYPLLATRMGVVVVEQTDESDQWYEDFQCWLSSGERAPQASPVTPHRNPVTPQPGPVSSEGDEPGHGRKVSFFDDVTVYVFDQESPTRELQSHWPETNSKETKGQSPIPIYRHTPETNDQSPILPCSCVNHLPHMATSGVCLEDNGLGLEWEDDFSFLDSSHKTKMADHHLIISESSISSASPHQTSTSSHQRWSCPSTHACSQLRPSSLVLTHVTDADLEQ, from the exons ATGGACCCTCATCTTATTGGCTACCCCTTATTGGCTACCCGAATGGGTGTGGTCGTAGTGGAGCAAACTGATGAGAGCGACCAATG GTATGAAGACTTCCAGTGCTGGCTCTCATCAGGTGAACGGGCCCCCCAGGCCAGCCCCGTCACCCCCCACCGCAACCCTGTGACTCCCCAGCCCGGCCCTGTGTCATCAGAAGGGGACGAACCTGGACACGGGAGGAAGGTGTCTTTCTTTGATGATGTCACTGTCTATGTGTTTGATCAG GAGAGTCCCACCAGGGAGCTACAAAGTCACTGGCCAGAGACCAACAGCAAAGAGACCAAGGGTCAATCTCCAATACCAATTTACAGACACACACCTGAGACCAATGATCAATCCCCAATCCTGCCCTGCAGCTGTGTCAACCATCTACCTCACATGGCAACCTCAGGGGTCTGCTTAGAGGACAATG GTCTTGGTTTAGAATGGGAGGATGACTTCTCCTTCTTGGACAGCTCCCACAAAACCAAGATGGCCGATCACCATCTTATAATATCAGAATCCAGTATATCTTCCGCATCCCCCCACCAGACCTCCACATCCTCACACCAGAGGTGGAGTTGTCCATCCACCCATGCCTGCTCACAGTTGAGACCTTCTAGTCTGGTCCTCACCCACGTCACTGATGCTGACCTGGAGCAGTGA
- the LOC129828919 gene encoding serine/threonine-protein kinase LMTK1-like isoform X2, translating into MDPHLIGYPLLATRMGVVVVEQTDESDQWYEDFQCWLSSGERAPQASPVTPHRNPVTPQPGPVSSEGDEPGHGRKVSFFDDVTVYVFDQESPTRELQSHWPETNSKETKGQSPIPIYRHTPETNDQSPILPCSCVNHLPHMATSGVCLEDNAQYPPLGMRSNSVFAEGRQCDGRQISK; encoded by the exons ATGGACCCTCATCTTATTGGCTACCCCTTATTGGCTACCCGAATGGGTGTGGTCGTAGTGGAGCAAACTGATGAGAGCGACCAATG GTATGAAGACTTCCAGTGCTGGCTCTCATCAGGTGAACGGGCCCCCCAGGCCAGCCCCGTCACCCCCCACCGCAACCCTGTGACTCCCCAGCCCGGCCCTGTGTCATCAGAAGGGGACGAACCTGGACACGGGAGGAAGGTGTCTTTCTTTGATGATGTCACTGTCTATGTGTTTGATCAG GAGAGTCCCACCAGGGAGCTACAAAGTCACTGGCCAGAGACCAACAGCAAAGAGACCAAGGGTCAATCTCCAATACCAATTTACAGACACACACCTGAGACCAATGATCAATCCCCAATCCTGCCCTGCAGCTGTGTCAACCATCTACCTCACATGGCAACCTCAGGGGTCTGCTTAGAGGACAATG CCCAGTATCCGCCACTGGGGATGAGGTCTAACAGCGTGTTTGCTGAAGGAAGACAATGTGATGGAAGACAAATCTCCAAATAA